CTTAATTACTACGGAATGTTTGGAACAGGGAATGGATTTTCACATATGTTCGGCTGACCGTAGTCTTCACAGGTTCTTATTTACAGCTAACCTGATATGTTGGGtcgatccccaacttttcaggctTTACATATATGCTTggcaggttgatgttgtatatcaTCTTTACTTTGTTTGAGACAACTTGCTGCGCGCAAGTATGGAACAAATAGcattcgcttcgtgggagtcaacccatcagttttgttccctttactctatcttctatcttcGTTTGCCTATTGCATATCGcattttagaatttcccaccttaattctacgttggatgactcaattacattgacgACAATGTAAAGTTCAAGTATGGGGGAGTGATTAAGTTTATATAGATTTGTAGTAGGAATTCAATTTCGTTAtgaattttctttaaaaaaataaaatgtttgCACGACATGACCAATTGTTGAGCGGGTCTTTCTGATCCTTTGtcttgctgtttagcagacatttctcTTCCACTGTTTAGTGGATTCGTCTTGCTGTTTAGCTGACATTTCTCTTCCACTGTTTAGTGGATTTGTCTACCTGTTTAGAAGACATTTCTCAATCACTGTTTAGTGGTTTCGTCTAACTGTTTAGCAGACGTCTCTCcatatccagctgtgtagcggatataatttttcttattttgctcaaggactagcaaaatgtaagtgtgggggagtttgaTAAACACGACATTTTTATAccacatttatactagctaggtctcGATATTTAGCTAATAATACTGTTTCAAGTTATTTACAGGAATTACAAGAAAATCCGATTGCCGGAAGAAGAAACAGCAAAAGTAGAAGTTGAATTGACTTCTGCGACCATAAGCACTCATTGTTCTGAGGGCACTACAGAAAGTAATTATGGGTAGCCAATATTTGTCACATCTACCACACAAGTTCACGGCCTGGGAAGTCTAGTGGATTTCTTTGTGCACTCAAGCGTCTTACGCATGTGAAAGCCACTAATGGGTTAAAAAACCAAGTGAAGGACGTGTTATCTTCTCCACCACATCTTTTTTGTGGTATTTTTCACTATCTCGTTTCCTATCAGAACCAAATGAAatctcatttttcttttattcaaCTCCTGGCTGTTTTGGTTTGAAAACGAAGAGAGGATCTGTGCTCaagattagagctggcaaacgggcgggacgggtctggcttgtgaccaacccgcgggttacgggttaatacaagcctgagctcgcgggttgaaattcttcacggatGGTCATTTATCCCATCCGTacccgtcccgggtaaagctcgcgggttcacgggtgctcacgggttacGTGGTTTttattgagtcaactcgccagaaatcgatttctgggctatttccttccacattcagggcatctaaagttcctttcctacaagctacaacctaagtatctaacattcatccaattcatttggtatatcaattcaaaaactcaaaattgcaaaactaaacaaaTTAGTCTTCTTAAAGAAACACAGACACAGTCACACAGATACTATCATAGTATCATACATTCATACTAGACTTACTTtactagtcattagtagtttactttagtactttagttacagttacacagtacttcatcagttcatgatgataattgataaataatgaaaataaacttCCGAGACCGAGACTGTAGATACCATTGTTTCTaatttgtatcaccaagtgcgacaatatcacaatattaataaccacttcctgcacaaaatatatattgtgtggttaatcaaaaaaagtgttaactatcaaaaaaacatctccaatctcttttctatgcaATATTTGGAGATACTGGTAAGTGATAAAACATTCTCATATTCCATGTTtatctttgagttgctccaactattcaatatgaatctgtaatttcaagaaaaaataaaccaaacaaaaaaaagattcaagtcaaacacatggaatttgcataattaccccgctttatattgaagaagtacgcatactaactagacgcataagaacttacttcctCCACATCCTCCACTGCCCCATCCTCCACTGCGTCAGGTTCAAATCCTAATATATCTTCTTCAACGATCACATTATCctcatccatatcttcttttcctATATGGATCATAATAAAACAACCAATGTTATAGATAAGATTTAGACActcaactaaataaaatattattgatttacttaccaattccatattcccaatcacgagttgttattaacgcctcagcattttcaggtaataaggaaCTGCGAAATCGATCAATCACCCTTTCTCCAATGCTAAATGCAGACTCCGATGCGACGGTTGAAATAAGAATTGACAAAATATCCCCTGCCATTATTGAAAGTACTGGATATTATTGTTCCTGGTTCTTCCAATAGTTTAGGATGTCTAGTGAATTTAGACAACCTCTGTACGTCTCGCCAAGGTATTCATCTAACTCTGACAAGTCAGTTAATACATTACCACCACATTCCTGTGTTGCAACATATTCCTGTTGACAAGACACTAGATATCAAGACACAGAATGACAGAATCCCAAACAATCCAACAACCAATTCTTGGGTACATCCCTCATTCTATCATAAGTAATTACAATGACAAATAAACGATATATGGCATGCTCAGAGTTTACATTGACATATTAAATCTGGGTTCAAAGTTATCATCTTgtactaaaaaaaaagaacatgttTTGCAGACTTATACCAATCATGAAGAactcaaatgaatcaaactgaacataaaagttgaaattacctgaaaaaaatcactcccttcttgggCAGCAAAATTCCCACCATTTTGAACATTCAAATTTTGAGCTGCACAACTGTTGGAAGCTCTTGAACTTGATAAGGTGTAATACTCATTAAAAAGTGCTTTTATATTACTATGCACTTTATTAACTTGACATTCTAGTTCTCTCTCATCAGGATACAACTTGGAGTAAGTAAATTTCACAAAATTCATTTTcgatctaggatctaacacaactgCCATAGCCAATATAGGACTCAAATCCTTCCAGTAACTATCAAATTTTGCTTGCATCTCTTTTACCATGTTCCTAATGAATTCAATATTACTTCTGCTCTCTTTCTTTAGTAACACCTGAACTTGACAAATTCTTTCAAAATACAGATTGGaagtaggatacttactaccagaaaaAACCTTTGTGAGTTCATGAAACACCTTGAGCAACTTTGTGACTACTTCAATTTGTTCCCATTCTTCATTAGTTGGACAATCTTCATAGTCTGAATCCACCAACTTCAAATGAGATAAAACTGGCTTATACAAGATACAACTGTCTAACataagataagttgaattccacCTGCATAAAACAAACATTCAGTGAGTATCTAAAAAAACATTAATACAAATTATACAATTCTCCAACTTTGTAATTTATAACAGAATAGAAGTGGAATCCCACCTTGTCTTTACGTCTTGCCGAATACCCTTTTTCAGACCAGACATTCCTAAAGTTTCAACAATGtccaagaacttttgttttcttacttgggaCTTTTTAAGGGACTTCACTGACGCTCGAATCTTAAGCACGGCTGGATCAATCTTCGTAAGTTCTTCTTTTACAATAAGAGCTAAGATatgagcacaacaacgcacatgaaagtattttccatcgttcaacaagatcttctttgcaacaagtctactcttcataattccagcacaagctccgttatttgcagcatcatccaaggtgatgttggataccttttcttcaattccccaatcttctatcattgcaaATAACTTAGAAGAAAGGTGTTCACCTGTTTGAGGTAGTAGAAAGGGGAATAAGTTAACATGAAATTATATTTAagataataaagaaataaaattaagtgctttacctgtatgaggtggtggaagggGAGATAAATTCAGAAGCTTCTTTTGCAATACCCAATCTTTATCAAGATAGTGCGCAGTTAAGCTTATATATCCAGTAGTTGTTACAGAagtccacatgtctgatgttagacataTCCTACCTATAAGGGTAAGTCATACACATTAGCACATCATATTAATCAATTACtcatacataaaagtataaacAAATCATATGGGTCattaggatttgaaattttgaatcatacctggagcaagtttcaatctgttgcgaataacttctttttgtgctttatgtttctttaccacatcggctttcccagtattccttgatattggtttaaagtcatcatttaaataagcacatatatccctaaactctttccactccaccaaagcaaatggAACATTTCTTGCAATGAGTAAAGCTGAGAACAAATCCCGTAATTTCATTTTATCAACCTTGCGTACATGGGTAGACAACTGGCTATTTTGTGAAGCTAATATCATCTGCCCTACGTCCATAGACTGACGTTTAATGCACTTATGCCTTTTCATGGCTGAGGTTCCACCTCTTTGGCTTTCATATTTATATCCTACATTACAAGCCTTGCACACCCCCTTCGTTGTACCATCCTTATACTTAACGAGTTTAAAAAATTCCCAAAATTCGGATCTAAGTCTATTTTTCTTTCCACGTGCAACTTGTTCAGGTGCACAACCAACAGTTGGATCCTCATTCACAGAATCTagcatctcaacatcatcatcttcatcatcagcactCATAACATCCTTGTAATGGTCTGGTTCTGGTAActcttgttcttgtacacttgacatcctgaAATGGATGGAGCGGCCACAAAGAACAAGTCAAAGAGTCATTCAgaaacatgaaaattacataaacagaaattgaaaaaataCATAGACAATGACATCCAACAAAACTATTATAGTACATGCATTTTCAAGTCACCCAAAACAATAGCatctaacaaaacaaacaaatcaaacaaatccCCTAAATCTCTGTAAAGAACATAAAAAATCTCAAAACCCACATGCCACAACAGTAAGAAATTTAATTCAGTTAAAACTGTCATTCCATGTTTCAACAAGAATTcatgtgataaaaaaaaagatggagACACCAATAAGCAGTATTGCAGTAACATTGTAAGACTAAGAGTCTAAGACCCTGACTTAAATCAAGAATTGCATTATATGAAACAACATCTGGTCTGCAATTCCATTTCAACATCTGGTCTGCAATTCCAAATAACACTTTAGTTTTGATAATGATCCCAATTCCCAATACATGATTACATGTAACATAAGATGGTAAAAATACTAAAAAGTAATTGATCAACTAAAAACTTAACCAATAAACCAAAGTTACCAAACCACAGATTAGACGAAATTTGTGAATAATAAACCAAAACTAATTGATCCCAATTGTTAATATTCTTAAGGATTTCAACTAAAAACTTAACTATCCACAAATTAGACGAAATTGTGAATACCCATTGATTGGCTCACAGAAATCAAATCACCAAATCAACTAAAGCCTTTAAACCAAGCAAAACTAATgagtaataaaaaattaaagattaagAAAAAACCCTTTTTTGTGGTAACTGGTAAGAACTGAAACATcatgaaattaagaaaattaaagattACCTATCTTCACAGAATCACAATCACAAGTTCACAACACAACAATACTAAGAATATTAAAGATTTGTTGGGATTCCTATGTAAAACCCTAGATtcctagaagaagaaaataaagaaggaaacaaaaattaaaatccgATTACCTGCTAGCCTTGAATCTTTAGATCAAATTAACTGCCTTTGATCTAGATCTAATAGTTCTTCAATTTGTTGTTCAGTTGTTCTGTGCGTCTGCGTCAGGAGACTGAAAGAATACTAAGAGTTATCAATTGGGTTATAAGCAGTCATACAAATACTAAGACTGAAAGAATAACGTAAAGATCTAAATTTTGTTATCAATCTATTGATACAAATCAATGATGACCGAGAATGCATAAGATTTGATGAAATAAGATAGCGAAGTTGGAACTTACTTTGAGATATTTGTCGATAATGGAAAGATATGAGATGCAACCTCAAGACTCAGGAGACTCTCTCTGagtcagggaagaagaaaaaaagaggaagaaccGAAGTCGAAGATAGGACAGCTTAGGGTTTTCCCGTTTTATACGATGGAGATTTGGATGACACGTAAAAAGCTACGTGTTTGAGTTTCAGCAGGGTATAAAACTACGGGTTACGGGCCAGACCGCGGGTTTCACGGTACGGGCCaggttaacccgtttcttcacaagccactaattgtacaacccgcgcccgtcttgtttagttaccatccgggacgggtacgggttttcacgggacggaacgggccaacccgcgggttttggctcggATTGCCAGCTCTACTCAAGATAAACAAGAAATGAATCACAACAGATATGAGAATGGGTGCTGATTTGATTTGGTGTTGAGTTCGAGTTATTCTGGGTGATTTATGGAGTTCTCTGCAACAACAGATCTGGGGGTCTATTACATGAGTTCGATTGACGGATTCTGGGGGTCTGTTTGGTGTCATTTCGGTGTGATGAGAAATGAAATTGGGGTTTATCAAAGCTAGGTctacaaaatggtgcaagtggtTGTTGATACAGTTGCTGGGGTTAACCGAGTCTCCCTGAAATCAGTTGGAAGTGGTCTCAGATGGTCGAAATTAGGAGCTGGTGGTGTTAAATTTGCGTTCTACAACAGCAACCGAGCAAGGAGAATATGGTGCCAGTTTGAAATGATGTTGAGCCCGATATATAATGTTTTGGGGTTCAGATTCCAATGAATTTGGAGATTTCTTAACCCAAATTCGAATTGGGTTTGTCTGAGAGATTGACAGTAGCGAAGGCAACAGATTTATGGGGGGTTTAGTGTGTTGGTCGTACGGGCAGTTATCCAGATTTCAGTGAAGATGACAACGACCAAGTTAGGGCTCAAATCAGTGAAGGTGGTATGGGTCATATTTGAGCTGAATTTGATGCCggttgttggtggtgattgaATTGGGGGTAGCAGGTAGGGAAGTGGTTCTGTATGCCGGCTGATTTGTGTCTATCATTACATGGAGATGTAGCTATCAGTGAAGGTGATGCTCAGTTGGTTACAGAACAAGAAGGGTGTTGTAGTTGGTTTGGAAGGTGTTCAAGGGACAGATAATAGAAGACGTAGGTCTGGTGCTTGCGAAAATGTCGCAGTGAAATCAAACAGCGGAGAAGGTGCTTGAGTAGTCGGTTAATTGAGATTGAAATGAGATGTTGTGGCTAGATGTGGGAACTGGTGCTGGTGGCTAGAGATTCAGAAAAGAGCAAGGAAAGAGGTGGTGTTAGGGAAAAATATggtatttagtccaaatatttgcagtttaatccatagtgactcatgatgatgtcgtcagttttaaataatataaaaaaaaattaaaatcaatttatctttcgGACCGTTTGTCTAAAAttcacaaattttatatattcggaaaactctttccgagagctacaaaaagagtacccatatgactatataattctcatttttaaaaaaaacttagtttacattggtgtacaaacatgtacacatttACAAAAGTACAACATGATTACAACCCAAACTCAttaccaacaccaacaccaactCCAACGCTCAACCACTCTTAACCCTGCTGCTGCAAACAACTAGAGCATCACAACCATTCAACTCAAATTTTTTATTCGTTTCTGTAGCTTCTCTGCAGCAACACTACCCATCCAACATCAACATAAATTCCTTCTCCTCAGTACCACCAACATCACACATTTCAGATttcatcttttcaattccatCGACATTTCATATTTATTCACCAGATCACCACTTCAGAGTTCTACCATCTCAATAGCACCAGTTACTCAGCTGTACCATTCCTTGTACTGCAACATAGAAGCAAACTCATTCTTCCAAATTTCCCATAGCATCAACTGCAATTGCTTCATAGCCAGCTGCAGCTCATCCATACCCTGTAATTGCTCAGCCAGCAACAATACACGCGCTTCTTCATTTCGTTATCAGCTTACTCATTGCATACTCTAAATTACACAAAGTAACAGTATTGTCTCCATCTCAtattcatcaaatcaacagttCTAACAACCTTCAAATCTCAGAAACACCATCTTCTTTCAGACTTGATCAGGCATAAACTCTAATCAAACCAAACGCATCTTTCCTTCACTGTGAAAAATCGCATCTTCTAATTCATATACAATCATAAACTGCATTCTGTTTCTAACCACAGATTCAACCCCAGGACAACCAATAACAAGCATGAGACCTGCCATCAAATCGCTTGTATTAGCTCCATCAGACATAATGCCAGCGTTTTCAGTCATAGTTGTATCATGTGAACTTGAGGCTTGTACACCTCCTTTTTCTTCTGCATCCCTTGCAGCAGTGTCCTTTCTTGCCCTCTCTTCCTCAATTGAAGCTCTAAGAGCAAGGTGTACGAGCAAACACACCTGTAACAAGCACAAAAAAAGGTGCACTTTTATATGCACCCAtataactggtgtacaagaaaatacatCAGTTAATTCTTAcgtatttttgagaatatgtgcTTACCAATACTTTTGTTGAATGATCTTTTCTGTTATATATCTGACCGAGATTCGAGAGGTTGTTGCCAATTTGGGTTGCATCCGTTGATGTAAGTTCATGTGGTCAAATAGAAGCAACATTTATAAAGCTACAGTAGATATGATTATTTGGCTGGATTGATACATTAACGAGCATGTGTTTATAATATGTGAATTATATCTAGTTCCTCAACGACTTTGGATTTTAATTTAACTTACTGCTGCACTTGCCTTGATTTTACAATCTCTACGTTGTTATAGTGGAAAGATGTTTGAATTGCTGCTTGCTGGAGAAGTATTCATACAGTTGACAGTATTGGAGCAACCAGACATCCCTAACATTTCTATCGTAACCAACATCTAGTGAATCATAGCATCACTGATTCGATatcgaaaaaaaacaaaaaagagattGTTCACTAAAACTTGATTAAGTGTCCTAAAATGGGATATTATGTACATATGTAATTTCTGTCACATGTGTACGacaatgtacacttatattataggtgtacaaatatgtacaaccaccatgtacacatctacaaaaatcatGAAAATCTAGCCTCCATACCCATAAAACATGTCA
Above is a genomic segment from Papaver somniferum cultivar HN1 chromosome 10, ASM357369v1, whole genome shotgun sequence containing:
- the LOC113315590 gene encoding zinc finger BED domain-containing protein RICESLEEPER 1-like, with amino-acid sequence MSGLKKGIRQDVKTRWNSTYLMLDSCILYKPVLSHLKLVDSDYEDCPTNEEWEQIEVVTKLLKVFHELTKVFSGSKYPTSNLYFERICQVQVLLKKESRSNIEFIRNMVKEMQAKFDSYWKDLSPILAMAVVLDPRSKMNFVKFTYSKLYPDERELECQVNKVHSNIKALFNEYYTLSSSRASNSCAAQNLNVQNGGNFAAQEGMSCQQEYVATQECGGNVLTDLSELDEYLGETYRGCLNSLDILNYWKNQEQ